The window AGGCCAGGGCCTGCCGCAGGATGCCGGTCCGGTCCTTGAAGTGGTAGTAGATCAGGGCGGTCGACACGCCGGCCTCGGCCGCCAGGTCGCTCACCCGCAGTCCCCGTACCCCGCGCCGCGCGATGACCCGGGCGGCGCCCTCCAGGATGGCCCTTCTGCGATCCGACACTGGGTGATCCTCCCTTCCGGCGGTGTGCGTCTCGCATTGTCACACATTGACTGAAACTTTAGTTAGCGGCACGATGCGCCCCAGGTCAGTCATTGCCGCATCGTTGAAAGAGCCGCCGCATGTTCGCACCGCCCCCCGGCGCACAGTCCGCCCTCACGGCCCTGTCCGCCGACGACCCCCACGAGATCGGCGGCTACCGCCTTCACGCCCGGCTCGGCTCCGGCGGCATGGGGGTGGTCTACCTGGCGTACACGCCGGGCGGCCGGCCCATCGCGCTGAAGGCGGTGCGGCGGGAGTTCGCGGCGGACCCCGAGTTCCGCGAGCGCTTCGCCCGGGAAGTGGCGAGCGCCCGCCGGATCCACGGCCTCTTCACGGCGCAGGTGGTCGACTCGGGGGAGGACGACCACACCCCGTGGCTCGCCACGGCCTACGTACCCGGCCCCTCGCTGCACCAGGTCGTCCAGCGCCACGGACCGCTGCCGGTGCGTACGGTGCTCCTGCTCGTCGCGGGCATCGCCGAGGCGCTCCAGGAGATCCACCGGGTGGGCGTCGTCCACCGGGACCTCAAGCCGGCCAATGTCCTGATCGCCGGGGACGGCCCGCGGGTGATCGACTTCGGGATCGCGCGCGCCGCCGACGCCGCCGCGCTCACCGGGGTGGGTCTGAGCATCGGCACCGCCGCGTTCATGGCGCCCGAGCAGGCCCTGGGCCGCCCGGTGACCTCCGCGACCGACGTCTTCGCGCTCGGGGCGCTCGCCGGGTACGTCGCGGGCGGGGTGCCGCCCTTCGGCAACGGGCCGGAGTCCGGTGCGCTGTACCGCGTGGTCCACGAGCACCCGGACCTCGGCCGGATCCCCGGGGAGCTGCACGAACTGCTGTCGTGGTGCCTGGCGAAGCGCCCGGAGGACCGTCCCACGACCGCCGGTCTGATCGCGGCCGTCCAGGCCCACCCCCTCGTGGGTCCGCGGCCGGAGTTCACCGAGGGCTGGCTGCCGCGGCCCGTGCGGGAGGAGGTCGGGGGGCGGGCGGACGCGGACCGGTCCGGCCGGTCGGAACCGCCCGTACCGGAACACCTCCGGGCGACCGCGATCGCGACCGCAACGGCGTCCGTATCCGCGTCGGTGCCGGTGCCGGGAGCTGCGTCGGCATCTGCGCCCGCAGCCGCGTACTCCGTCACGGGGCCGGGCGGGACGATGCCGTATGCCCCGAGCCCGAGCCCGGTCCCGGGGCTGAATCCGGGGCTGAATCCGGATCCGGCTGCCGGTCCGGCCCCGAGCCGGGCCCCGAGCCGGGTGCCGGGCCCGGCACCGGTTCCGGCGGCCCCCGCCGGGCCGGTACCCGCCCCCGCGCGCGGCGACCGGCGCCGCTCGCGGCGGCTGCCGGTGATCGGCCTGGCTCTCGCGACCCTGCTGGCCTGTGGTGGCGCGGCCTACTGGTTCGGCTTCCCCCCGGAGGAGGGCGACGCCCCCGCGGCCGAACCCGCCGCCTCCCCGCCCCGGCCGTCGACGGCCTCCTCGTACGCGCCCGGATACCCGCAGGCCGAGCTCACCGTTCCGGATTCCGGTTACGAGTTCGACCTTCGCGCCGGGAAGGTGGTCCCCGTCGAGACGGCCGCCTGGTACCTCGCCCGCGGCTCCGACGCGTTCCTGCTGTCCGAGGAGTCCGACGCTTTCGTCGCCGACGGAAACGGAGAGCTGACCCCGGACGACTGCGCGCGGGGGATCGAGACCCGCCCCGTGACGACCCTGCCCTTCAAGGCGCTCGCGCAGGAGCGTCCCTTCTGTGTGCGAAGCCCTGACCTGCAGGAAGTTGCGATCGTCCGGCTCGTCGAGACGACCGCCGCAGGCTCCGTCACGATCTCCGTCGAGCACTTCCGCAAGGGCTGATCCCGGGAAGTGGAACCGGTTCTGTCCTCCCGGGCGGCACGCGGGAGAGGTTGACTGAATTTTCAGTTAGGGCGAGGATGCCGTTCATCCCGCCCCTCCTCATCAGGGAGTCACCATGGATACGAACCCCCGCACCTCTCGCCGCCGAGTACTCCAGTTCGGCGCGGCCGCCCTTCCCCTCGCGGCCCTCGGCTCCGCCGCCCTCCCGTCCCTGGCGCCGACGGCCTCGGCCGCGCAGGCCGGCTCGGGCGCGACGCTCCGCATGCCCGCCGAGACCGACCGGCACGTCCGTACGTACATGGCCTGGCCGGCCCTCGCGTCGGTGTGGGACAGCGGACTCGGTGCGGTGCGCAGGGACATCGCCGAGGTGGCCCACGCGATATCGCGCTACGAGCCGGTCGTGGTGCTGGCCCGCCCCGGCCAGGCCGCCGAGGCCCGCTACCAGTGCGGAATGGGCGCCTACTACGGCATCCAGGTCATCGACATCCCCAACGACGACCTCTGGATCCGGGACTTCGGCCCCACCTTCGTCGTCGCCCCGGGCGCAGTCGCCGGTGTGGACACCAACTTCAACGGCTGGGGCAAGGCCGGTACGACGTACGCCCAGCCCTTCGCCAACGACGCGGCGGCGGCCCGCACGCTCCTCGCCGAGTACGAGGTGAACCGGATCCGGGCGGGCTTCGTCGGCGAGGGCGGCTCGCTGGAGACCGACGGCGAAGGAACCCTGCTGGCCACGGTCAGCTCGATGGTGAACGCCAACCGGAACCCGGGCATGAGCCAGGCCCAGGTCGAGCAGGCGATGAGGACGGCGCTCGGCATCGACAAGGTGATCTGGGTGCCGGGCCTCGCGGGCCAGGACATCACCGACTGTCACATCGACTGCCTGGCCCGGTTCATCTCCCCGGGCCGGGTCATCCTCGACAAGCCCGGCCCCGGCGCGGACAGGAAGTGGGTGGCCGTCTACGAGGAGACGAAGCGGGCCCTGCAGAGCGCCACCGACGCCCATGGCCGCCGCCTGGCCATCACCGAGCTGCCCGGACCGGACCGCCGCGAGATCCGCGGCCGGGGCGAGGAGTTCCTGTCGAGCTACACCAACTACTACACGGCGAACGGCGCCGTGATCGCGCCCCAGTTCGGCGACGGATACGCCGACGGCGTCGCGTACGCCATCCTGCAGGCCGCCTACCCGGGCCACCGGGTGGAACAGCTCTCCATCGACGGCATCGCCTCCGGAGGCGGCGGGATCCACTGCGCCACCCAGTCGCACCCGGCCGTGCCGCCGGCGCTCTGATGGCCGGGCCGCCCCGGCCCGCGCGGACGGTCCCGCCCGCCGGGGCGGCCCGCCCGCCGGTCGGCACTCCTGGTGACGGGCCGCGTACATACGCGGCCGATCACCCCGGTAGGGTGCGGAGCATGGCGTCTCGTAGTACTCAGATCCTCGAAGCCGCCGCCCGGGTGATCGCCCGGCGCGGTGTACGCGGGCTGCGCGTGGAGGAACTCGCGGCCGAGGCCGGCGTGTCCACCGCCCTGATCTACTACCACTTCAAGGACCGTACGGGCGTCCTGCGCCAGACGCTCGAGTTCATCAACGACCGCGCCGAGCGCTACACGACCGAGCGCGACCCGGACGAACCGCCGCTCACCCCGCGCGAGGAGCTGGAGGAGACCCTCCTCCTGGAGCTCCAGGACACCGTGCACGTACGGGAGAACAGCTCGGCCTGGGGCGAACTGCGGGCGAGCGCCGTCTTCGACGAGGTGCTGCGAGAGGACCTCGCACGGGCGACGCTGGTGTGGGTCCAGGAGGTGGCCGCGCTGCTGGGCCAGGTCCAGCCGATGGTCCCGGCCTCCGCGCTCGCCGCCGCCGCCGAGCGGCTCACCGCCCTGCTGGAGGGCCTGAGCATGCGCTGGCTGAGCGGGGGCATCAGGATCGACCATGCCCGCGAGCTGATGCGGGGCGCCATCGCGGCCGAACTGGCGGGTCTCGGGCGCGGCTGACCCCCGCCGGACCGGGTCCGTGCCGTCGCTGCGCCCCGGCTCGGCCGGGGCCGGCTCCGGACGGGCCCGCGCAGTTCCCCGCGGCCGCGCGCAGGCTCCGTACGCGCCCCGTGCCGGCCCCTGCAGGACCCCGCGCAACTCCCCGCCCGCCCCTGTGCGTCTCGCGCAGGTCTCCCACGCGACTCCTGGGTGACTCCCGTGAAACCTTGCGGACCCGGGCCTGTCCAGCCTCTTGACTGAATTTTCAGTCAATGCCAGAGTGAGGATTCCGAGCAGGCGGGCCGAACCTCCCGCCCGTCGGACCGCCGGCCGGCCCGTGCCACCTCACGGGCCCGGTCCCGGCCCGCATCTCCTCGACGCACCCCTTGAGGCGTCCCCCCGGCGCGCCACCGGCCCTCGGCCGCCGCCTCGTGCACCACACATCCGGACGGGCGACGCCCCGGCCCCCGGCCGTACCCTCGCCCGCCCTTCCGGAGGAAGGAAATGACCATGATGGTTTCGACCGGCCCCGACGCCGGGCGGGACGGCCGGGGGACGTCATGCCCCTGACTCCCACCGAGCGTGACCGGCTGCTGCTCTTCACCGCCGCCGAGCTGGCTCGGGCCCGGCGCGCCCGCGGCCTGCGGCTCAACGTGCCGGAGGCGACCGCGCTGATCGCGGACACGGTGTGCGAGGCGGCGCGCGACGGCCTTCGCCTGGCCGATGCCCTCGAGCGGGGCCGTGGCGTCCTCGGCCCTGACGACGTGCTCCCCGGGGTCGTCGACATCGTGACCGAGATCCAGGTCGAGGCCGTCTTCGAGGACGGCACCCGGCTGGCCGCGATCAGTGAGCCCTTCGGCGCCGTGGAGCGCGACGACCGTGCCCCGGGCGCGGTCCTGCCCGCCTCGGACGCCGTGGCCGCGCCGGAGCCGGTGGTCACCCTCACCGTCCGCAACACTGCCGCGGTGCCGGTGAGCGTGACCTCGCACTTCCATTTCTTCGAGGCGAACCCTCGGCTCGACTTCGACCGGGCCGCGGCCTACGGGATGCGGCTGGCCGTGGCCGCCGGTTCGTCCACCCGCTTCGACTCCGGCGCGAGCGTCGAGGTCGGACTCGTCCCCGTGGGCGGGGACCGGATCGCGATCGGCTTTGCGGGACTGGTCGACGGACCCCTGGACGCACCCGGAGCCAAGGCAATTGCGCTGGCGAAGGCGGCGGCCTGCGGCTACCTGGGCGTCGTCGCCGCCGAACACGAGGACGGAGACCGGGCGTGAGCAAGAAGACCCCGCACAGCGATCACTGTGCGCCGGGCAGCCGGCACATCGACCCGCACGAGTACGCGTCCGTCTTCGGCCCCCGTGCCGGGGACCGGGTGCGGCTGGGCGACTCCGGGCTGACGGTCCGCGTCGAGCACGACGCGCAGAGGCCCGGCGACGAGTTCCTGGCGGGTTTCGGGAAGACGGCCCGCGACGGCCTGCACCTGAAGGCCGCCGCGGTCCGCGGGACCTGCGACGTCGTCATCAGCAATGTGCTGGTCATCGACGCCGTCCTCGGTATCCGCAAGGTCTCCATCGGTATCCGCGAGGGCCGGATCCACGCGATCGGCCGGGCCGGCAACCCCGACACCCTCGACGGCGTCGACGTGGTCGTCGGCACCGGCACGACGATCGTCTCGGGTGAGGGCCTGATCGCGACCGCCGGGGCGGTGGACACCCACGTCCACCTGCTCTCCCCGCGGATCATGGAAGCCTCCCTCGCGAGTGGCGTGACGACGATCATCGGGCAGGAGATCGGGCCGAGCTGGGGTGTCGGAGTCAACTCGCCCTGGGCACTCAGACACGGGTTCAACGCCTTCGACGCCTGGCCCGTCAACATCGGCTTCCTCGCCCGCGGCTCCTCCTCGGACGCCGCCCCGCTGGTCGAGGCGCTCGCCGAGGGCGGTGCCTGCGGTTTCAAGGTCCACGAGGACCTCGGGGCGCACACCCGGGCCCTGGACACGGCGTTGCGGGTGGCCGAGGAGTACGACGTGCAGGTGGCCCTGCACAGTGACGGTCTGAACGAGTGCCTGTCCGTCGAGGACACCCTGCGGGTGCTGGACGGCCGGACCATCCACGCCTTCCACATCGAGGGCTGCGGCGGCGGTCACGTCCCGAACGTGCTGAAGATGGCGGGCGTGCCGAACGTCATCGGCTCCTCCACCAATCCGACGCTGCCCTTCGGGCGGGACGCGGTGGCCGAGCACTACGGAATGATCGTCTCGGTCCACGACCTCAAGCCCGACCTGCCCGGTGACGCCGCCATGGCCCGTGACCGGATCCGGGCCGGGACCATGGGCGCCGAGGACGTGCTCCACGACCTCGGGGCCATCGGGATCACCTCCTCCGACGCCCAGGGCATGGGGCGTGCGGGTGAGACCATCCGCCGCACCTTCGCGATGGCCGCCAAGATGAAGGGCGAGCTCGGCCCGATGGACGGCGACGGTGACGGCGACGACAACGCCCGCGTCCTGCGCTACATCGCCAAGCTCACCATCAATCCCGCCATCGCCCACGGCCTCGCCCACGAGATCGGCTCCATCGAAGTCGGCAAACTCGCCGACATCGTGCTCTGGCGCCCCCCGTTCTTCGGCGCCAAGCCCCAGATGGTGCTCAAGTCCGGTTTCCCGGCCTACGGCGTCACCGGCGATCCGAACGCCGCCACCGACTGCTGCGAACCGCTCGTTCTCGGCCCCTTGTTCGGCGCCCACGGCGCGGCGCCCGCCGACCTCTCGGTCGCCTTCGTCAGCCGCGCCGCCGCCGAGTCCGGCAGCTCCGGCGCCATGGCGACCCGGCGCCGCCGGGTCGCCGTACGCGGCACGCGCGGCATCGGGCCGAAGAACATGATCGGCAATGACCGGCTCGGCAATGTCGACGTCAACGCCCGGACCGGGCTCGTGACGCTCGACGGCGAGCCCCTGCGCTCCGAGCCGGCCCAGCAGGTCTCCCTGAACCGCCTCTACTTCCTCTAGTCACTTCTCCGGCCACTTCCTCCAGGCCCCGCTTCCCCTCCCGTGCTCCCTTCCTTGCCCCACTTCGCTCTTGACTGAATTTTCAGTCGAGTGGAAGACTCCCGCCTACGCAAGAAATGAGACATCTGATGACCGAATTCCGTATGCCCGCCGAGTGGTCCCCGCACGACGGCTGTCTGATGGCCTGGCCCACCCGCGAGGACCTGTGGGGCAGCGTGCTCGCCGAGGTGAAGGAGGAGTACGCGAACGTCGCCCGCGCCATCGCCGCGTTCGAGCCCGTGACGATGGTCGCCCCGCCCGGCTTCGGCGAGGACGCCCGTGCGCTCTGCGGCGACGGTGACGGCGTGACCGTCGTGGAGCTGCCGCTCGACGACTCCTGGTTCCGCGACTCCGCCCCGCTCTTCGTCCTCGACGGCGACGGCAACCGGGCCGGAGTCGACTTCCGGTTCAACGCCTGGGGTCGCAAGCACCACCCGTTCGACGCCGACGACCGCATCAGCGGCCTGCTGTTGGAACACCTCGGCGTCGACCGCATCCCCTCCGGCATGATCCTCGAAGGCGGGGCGATCACCGTCGACGGCGAGGGCACGCTGATCACCACCGAGCAGTGCCTCCTGCATCCCAACCGCAACCCGGGCATGAACCGCGACCAGATAGAGGCCGAGCTGAAGTCCCGGCTCGGGGTCTCCAAGGTGGTGTGGCTCCCGTACGGCGGCCTGCTCGACACCGAGACCGACGGTCACGTCGACGGGGTCTGCGCCTTCGCCGCCCCCGGCACGGTCGTCGTCTCCCTGCCCTCCGACCCGGACCACCCCGACTACGCCCGGATGCGCGCCAACCGCGCGGTGCTGGAGGCCACCACCGATGCCCGCGGCCGCCGGCTGGAGATCATCGACGTGCCGCAGACGGCCTTCGCCGACGTGGCCGAGGGCGAGATCGAGGTGTCGTACCTCAACTACTACGTCGCCAACGGTGGCGTGGTCGTCCCGGTGGCCGGTGTGCCGCAGGACGAGGAGGCCCTCGCCGTGATCGCCACGGCCTACCCGGGCCGCAAGGTCGTAGGGGTCCGGGCGCTCGCCATCGCGTTCGGCGGTGGCGGCGTCCACTGCATCACCCAGCAGATCCCCACCGCGCGGACCACCGTCTGACCCGGGAAACCGGCCGCTCCCGGCGGACCGCTCCGGCGGTCCGCCCGCTCCTCCCCCCGCAACCCTCACGGAATAGAGAGCGCGACGATGACCACCTCCCCGCCCGGCACCCGCACCGGCACCCGCACCGGCAGACGCCGCCACGGCCGGCGCGCCCGGCTCGGCTCCGCCGCCGCGGCCGCGACTGCCGCCCTGACGTCCATCTCCCTGCTCGCGGCCTGCTCCGGCCCGCCGAAGGACAAGGCCGCCGGTATCACCGACGTGAAGCTCGCGGTCTCCACCCCCGAGGCCCGCGGTGAGATCGACTCCTTCACCTGGGCGGTGTACGCCGAGCCGCCCACCCTCGACTACACGGTTGCCTTCGACTACCCGCAGAACACCGTCCTGTCCAACGTGTGCGAGAGCCTGATGCGCTGGACCCCGGGCCTCGCCACGGAGCCCGGTCTCGCCCAAAAGGCGTCCAACCCGGACCCCACCACCTGGGTCTACGACCTGCGCCCCGGCGTGCGCTTCCACGACGGCAAGGAGATGACCGCCGACGACGTGGTCTTCAGCCTCGGCCGCCAGAAGGACCCCGACAACGCCGCCGCCTGGGCCCAGGTGTTCCAGAACGTCGCCTCGATCACCAAGAGCGGCCCGCTCCAGGTCACCGTCAAGCTCAGCAAGCCCGACTCGCAGTTCCCCCAGTACATGGCCACCGCGGCCGGAGTGATTGCGTCCAGGGCCACTGTCGAAGCGGCCGGCAAGGACTACGGCACCACCGGCGGCCTCGGCTGCACCGGCCCCTTCAAGCTCGGCACCTGGAACAAGGGCCAGTCGATCGAGCTGGAGCGCTTCGACGGCTACTGGGGCACCAGGGCCAAATCGAAGAAGGCCGTCTTCCGCGTCCTGACCGACCCCTCCGCCCGTACGAACGCCCTGCTCAGCGGGGAGGCCGACGGCGGCTACCTGATCCCCACCGAGAGCTACGCCCGTCTGAAGGGCAGCGGCGCCGGCACCCTCTACTTCGGCGAGGGCCTGAGCACGGTCAACGTCAACATCACCAACATGCAGGGCCCCCTCGGCGACATCCGCGTCCGCCGGGCACTGTCCCTGGCGCTGGACCGCACCGGCTTCGTCAAGGCCGGACTGGGCGGGGCGGGCACCGTCACCAACTCCCTCACCACCCGCGCCGCGTGGGCCGCCGCCCCCGAGCGCACCCTGAAGACCGCCTTCGACAGCCTGCCGCCCACCGGCCAGGACCTCGAGAAGGCCAAGGCCCTGGCCAAGGAGGCCGGCGCCACCGGCAAGACCCTGACCG is drawn from Streptomyces sp. NBC_01232 and contains these coding sequences:
- a CDS encoding agmatine deiminase family protein, translated to MTEFRMPAEWSPHDGCLMAWPTREDLWGSVLAEVKEEYANVARAIAAFEPVTMVAPPGFGEDARALCGDGDGVTVVELPLDDSWFRDSAPLFVLDGDGNRAGVDFRFNAWGRKHHPFDADDRISGLLLEHLGVDRIPSGMILEGGAITVDGEGTLITTEQCLLHPNRNPGMNRDQIEAELKSRLGVSKVVWLPYGGLLDTETDGHVDGVCAFAAPGTVVVSLPSDPDHPDYARMRANRAVLEATTDARGRRLEIIDVPQTAFADVAEGEIEVSYLNYYVANGGVVVPVAGVPQDEEALAVIATAYPGRKVVGVRALAIAFGGGGVHCITQQIPTARTTV
- a CDS encoding ABC transporter substrate-binding protein — its product is MTTSPPGTRTGTRTGRRRHGRRARLGSAAAAATAALTSISLLAACSGPPKDKAAGITDVKLAVSTPEARGEIDSFTWAVYAEPPTLDYTVAFDYPQNTVLSNVCESLMRWTPGLATEPGLAQKASNPDPTTWVYDLRPGVRFHDGKEMTADDVVFSLGRQKDPDNAAAWAQVFQNVASITKSGPLQVTVKLSKPDSQFPQYMATAAGVIASRATVEAAGKDYGTTGGLGCTGPFKLGTWNKGQSIELERFDGYWGTRAKSKKAVFRVLTDPSARTNALLSGEADGGYLIPTESYARLKGSGAGTLYFGEGLSTVNVNITNMQGPLGDIRVRRALSLALDRTGFVKAGLGGAGTVTNSLTTRAAWAAAPERTLKTAFDSLPPTGQDLEKAKALAKEAGATGKTLTVATSSIGQDVSLLATAVQAAGTQIGLDIQLKTIAPNAFTALFTDPQAREGIDMFPLTYYDSITDPLDLLQNFKTGAYMNFAGYSDPGYDKLVDQASAVYPTEQRMDIEAKLQHHASEQLLWIPVAEWPTALFLNKRITGAPTTISYMYYPWAADVGASQ
- a CDS encoding urease subunit alpha; translated protein: MSKKTPHSDHCAPGSRHIDPHEYASVFGPRAGDRVRLGDSGLTVRVEHDAQRPGDEFLAGFGKTARDGLHLKAAAVRGTCDVVISNVLVIDAVLGIRKVSIGIREGRIHAIGRAGNPDTLDGVDVVVGTGTTIVSGEGLIATAGAVDTHVHLLSPRIMEASLASGVTTIIGQEIGPSWGVGVNSPWALRHGFNAFDAWPVNIGFLARGSSSDAAPLVEALAEGGACGFKVHEDLGAHTRALDTALRVAEEYDVQVALHSDGLNECLSVEDTLRVLDGRTIHAFHIEGCGGGHVPNVLKMAGVPNVIGSSTNPTLPFGRDAVAEHYGMIVSVHDLKPDLPGDAAMARDRIRAGTMGAEDVLHDLGAIGITSSDAQGMGRAGETIRRTFAMAAKMKGELGPMDGDGDGDDNARVLRYIAKLTINPAIAHGLAHEIGSIEVGKLADIVLWRPPFFGAKPQMVLKSGFPAYGVTGDPNAATDCCEPLVLGPLFGAHGAAPADLSVAFVSRAAAESGSSGAMATRRRRVAVRGTRGIGPKNMIGNDRLGNVDVNARTGLVTLDGEPLRSEPAQQVSLNRLYFL
- the ureA gene encoding urease subunit gamma — protein: MPLTPTERDRLLLFTAAELARARRARGLRLNVPEATALIADTVCEAARDGLRLADALERGRGVLGPDDVLPGVVDIVTEIQVEAVFEDGTRLAAISEPFGAVERDDRAPGAVLPASDAVAAPEPVVTLTVRNTAAVPVSVTSHFHFFEANPRLDFDRAAAYGMRLAVAAGSSTRFDSGASVEVGLVPVGGDRIAIGFAGLVDGPLDAPGAKAIALAKAAACGYLGVVAAEHEDGDRA
- a CDS encoding agmatine deiminase family protein, whose product is MDTNPRTSRRRVLQFGAAALPLAALGSAALPSLAPTASAAQAGSGATLRMPAETDRHVRTYMAWPALASVWDSGLGAVRRDIAEVAHAISRYEPVVVLARPGQAAEARYQCGMGAYYGIQVIDIPNDDLWIRDFGPTFVVAPGAVAGVDTNFNGWGKAGTTYAQPFANDAAAARTLLAEYEVNRIRAGFVGEGGSLETDGEGTLLATVSSMVNANRNPGMSQAQVEQAMRTALGIDKVIWVPGLAGQDITDCHIDCLARFISPGRVILDKPGPGADRKWVAVYEETKRALQSATDAHGRRLAITELPGPDRREIRGRGEEFLSSYTNYYTANGAVIAPQFGDGYADGVAYAILQAAYPGHRVEQLSIDGIASGGGGIHCATQSHPAVPPAL
- a CDS encoding serine/threonine-protein kinase — protein: MFAPPPGAQSALTALSADDPHEIGGYRLHARLGSGGMGVVYLAYTPGGRPIALKAVRREFAADPEFRERFAREVASARRIHGLFTAQVVDSGEDDHTPWLATAYVPGPSLHQVVQRHGPLPVRTVLLLVAGIAEALQEIHRVGVVHRDLKPANVLIAGDGPRVIDFGIARAADAAALTGVGLSIGTAAFMAPEQALGRPVTSATDVFALGALAGYVAGGVPPFGNGPESGALYRVVHEHPDLGRIPGELHELLSWCLAKRPEDRPTTAGLIAAVQAHPLVGPRPEFTEGWLPRPVREEVGGRADADRSGRSEPPVPEHLRATAIATATASVSASVPVPGAASASAPAAAYSVTGPGGTMPYAPSPSPVPGLNPGLNPDPAAGPAPSRAPSRVPGPAPVPAAPAGPVPAPARGDRRRSRRLPVIGLALATLLACGGAAYWFGFPPEEGDAPAAEPAASPPRPSTASSYAPGYPQAELTVPDSGYEFDLRAGKVVPVETAAWYLARGSDAFLLSEESDAFVADGNGELTPDDCARGIETRPVTTLPFKALAQERPFCVRSPDLQEVAIVRLVETTAAGSVTISVEHFRKG
- a CDS encoding TetR/AcrR family transcriptional regulator, whose protein sequence is MASRSTQILEAAARVIARRGVRGLRVEELAAEAGVSTALIYYHFKDRTGVLRQTLEFINDRAERYTTERDPDEPPLTPREELEETLLLELQDTVHVRENSSAWGELRASAVFDEVLREDLARATLVWVQEVAALLGQVQPMVPASALAAAAERLTALLEGLSMRWLSGGIRIDHARELMRGAIAAELAGLGRG